One genomic region from Prunus persica cultivar Lovell chromosome G3, Prunus_persica_NCBIv2, whole genome shotgun sequence encodes:
- the LOC109947999 gene encoding uncharacterized protein LOC109947999 — protein sequence MRPVIVVDATHLKSKYKGVMFVANAFDCNRNIYPLTFGIGDLETDASWHWFFTKLHEDIGECPNLVIIFYRNVSIKNVWNKVFPTAQHGICFYHMKGNMKCTYKLKRHDQILMHFKQAAKSYSIAELDCHFQKIKKKEHVAQYLEQARLHKWSRAYMDGRCYNVMTTNIVESINSVLRFARMLPVVYLIGEIINLLVKWFTKHRELTMNCTTTLCPNFGVKKLRNRLEDAARINVIKLNNVQFNVLDGDMDGLVDLTNNNCSCRKFQLEQLPCKHVVAVCRFLKLNVYSKASRYYTRDTWLDAYSNSIYPVQPHTIWVIPEDVQSRVVLPPMAKVMPGRRKKLRIPSQGEGTITRKCSRCGSMGHNKTTCKNNIPLRNVS from the coding sequence ATGCGCCCAGTGATAGTCGTGGATGCCACTCATTTAAAATCCAAGTACAAGGGTGTTATGTTTGTAGCAAATGCATTCGATTGCAATCGAAATATATATCCTCTTACTTTTGGGATTGGGGATTTGGAGACGGATGCATCATGGCATTGGTTTTTCACTAAACTCCATGAAGACATTGGTGAGTGTCCCAATCTTGTTATCATTTTTTATCGCAATGTTAGCATAAAGAATGTGTGGAACAAAGTTTTTCCAACAGCGCAACATGGCATATGCTTTTATCATATGAAGGGGAACATGAAATGCACTTACAAGTTGAAAAGGCATGATCAAATACTTATGCACTTTAAACAGGCTGCGAAATCTTATTCCATTGCTGAGCTTGATTGTCATTTTCAGAagatcaagaaaaaagaacatgtTGCTCAATATCTTGAACAAGCAAGGTTACATAAGTGGTCTAGAGCTTACATGGATGGACGCTGCTACAATGTAATGACAACAAATATTGTGGAGTCAATAAACTCAGTCCTTAGGTTTGCAAGGATGCTGCCAGTGGTTTATTTGATAGGGGAAATTATTAATCTCCTTGTGAAATGGTTCACCAAACATCGTGAGTTGACTATGAATTGCACAACAACATTGTGCCCCAATTTTGGCGTGAAGAAGTTGAGGAATAGGTTGGAGGATGCTGCAAGGATTAATGTCATTAAACTAAATAACGTACAGTTTAATGTTTTGGACGGTGATATGGACGGCCTCGTGGATTTGACAAATAACAATTGTAGTTGTAGAAAGTTTCAGCTTGAGCAGCTACCTTGCAAGCATGTAGTTGCAGTTTGCCGCTTCTTGAAACTAAATGTATACTCGAAGGCTTCTAGGTATTACACTCGGGATACTTGGTTGGATGCTTATTCGAATAGCATCTACCCAGTACAGCCTCACACAATATGGGTTATTCCTGAAGATGTTCAAAGTCGAGTTGTGCTGCCTCCCATGGCAAAGGTCATGCCAGGCAGACGGAAGAAACTAAGAATTCCCTCGCAAGGAGAGGGCACCATTACAAGGAAGTGCTCAAGGTGCGGTTCCATGGGCCACAATAAAACCACctgtaaaaataatattccaCTGCGCAATGTATCTTAG
- the LOC109948000 gene encoding DNA repair protein XRCC3 homolog — MEPLEDIYVHGVHDAQELIHVLRDIQAFISIDNTQLPVKLIVIDSIDALFRSQYQTTPADLKQRSKMFFKIFGTLKALANKFGLAVLVTNQVVDFIGPHDGVNGVRLGNLECLHTSGRRVSPALGLA, encoded by the coding sequence ATGGAGCCATTGGAAGACATATATGTTCATGGCGTTCATGATGCTCAAGAACTCATCCATGTCCTTCGAGACATACAAGCATTTATTTCCATTGATAACACCCAGTTACCTGTGAAACTCATTGTCATTGATTCCATTGATGCGTTGTTCCGATCACAGTATCAGACAACACCGGCAGATTTGAAACAGCGGTCTAAAATGTTCTTCAAGATATTTGGGACATTGAAGGCTTTAGCAAATAAGTTTGGGTTGGCGGTGCTTGTCACCAACCAAGTGGTGGATTTTATTGGGCCACATGATGGAGTAAATGGGGTGAGGTTGGGAAACTTGGAGTGCCTGCACACATCAGGTAGACGGGTGAGTCCAGCTTTGGGACTGGCTTAG